One window of the Diospyros lotus cultivar Yz01 chromosome 12, ASM1463336v1, whole genome shotgun sequence genome contains the following:
- the LOC127786815 gene encoding secretory carrier-associated membrane protein 4 isoform X2: MNSRSDPNPFDEEEVNPFSKASPAPGSKSRIPQMVAQTLGFGQKHDATVDIPLDSMNDTKKKEKELASWEADLRRREHEIKRREDAVARADIPSDDRNWPPFFPIIHHDIANEIPIHAQRLQYLAFASWLGIVLCLVFNVIAVTVCWIRGGGVKIFFLAIIYALLGCPLSYVLWYRPLYRAMRTDSAIKFGWFFMFYLLHIGFCIFAAIAPPIVFHGKSLTKIWPNDDVLASMVSYFMVQGQPETLPFVMVLTLN, encoded by the exons AAGGCAAGTCCTGCTCCTGGTTCAAAGTCGCGGATTCCTCAAATGGTTGCTCAAACCCTGGGTTTTGGCCAAAAGCATGATGCAACTGTTGACATACCACTGGATAGCATGAAT GATActaagaaaaaggagaaggaacTTGCATCCTGGGAAGCAGATCTGAGAAGGAGGGAACAT GAAATTAAACGAAGAGAAGATGCTGTTGCCCGTG CTGATATCCCTTCAGATGATAGGAACTGGCCTCCCTTTTTTCCAATTATTCATCATGATATAGCCAATGAAATTCCTATCCATGCCCAGAGGCTGCAGTACTTGGCTTTTGCGAGTTGGTTAG GTATTGTTCTTTGCCTTGTATTTAATGTTATTGCTGTGACAGTTTGTTGGATTAGAGGAGGAG gtgtaaaaatatttttcctggCAATAATCTATGCCCTACTTGGATGCCCTCTTTCTTATGTCCTATGGTATAGGCCACTTTATCGTGCAATGAG GACAGATAGTGCAATCAAGTTTGGTTGGTTTTTCATGTTCTACTTG CTCCACATTGGTTTCTGCATATTTGCTGCTATTGCTCCACCTATTGTCTTTCATGGGAAGTCATTGAC AAAGATTTGGCCCAATGATGATGTTTTGGCCAGTATGGTGTCTTATTTTATGGTGCAGGGACAGCCTGAAACATTGCCTTTTGTCATGGTTCTCACATTGAATTAG